AAGGCGCGGCGCGCGCCCTGGGTCAGGCTGGGGGATTCGGCAATATGGATAAACAGGCGCAGGTCCGCCAGATCGAAATGCATGTCCGGGCTCCTGAAGGCAGGGGTAGGGGCGAATGGCGTTCAGCATAAACGAACGCCGGTTTATAGAAATGCAAATTCTCCATACGCGCCAGCCCCTTGCATGATGGCCGCCATCACCTTCGTGCCACAGGACCCTGCCACCATGAGTGCCACCGACCCCAGCGCCTGGATCGGCCGCAGCCAGCGGATCGACGACCACCTCAGCCATAACCTGCTGGCCCGCATCGCCGCCACGTTCGGCCAGCCCGCCCCGGCCCCGGGCGAGGCCCTGCCGCCGTTGTGGCACTGGTGTTTCTTCCAGCAGCCACAGCCGGCCTCGGCCCTGGGCGGCGACGGGCACCCGGCGCGGGGCGGTTTCCTGCCGCCGGCGGCCAACCGCAACCGCATGTGGGCCGGTGGCCGCCTGGCGTTTCACCGGCCGCTGCGGGCCGGCGCAGAGGCCAGTTGCACCAGTACCATCCTCCAGGTCGAGGAAAAGGCCGGGCGCACCGGCAAGCTGCTGTTCGTCACCCTGTGCCACGAATATTTTCAGGACGGCCAACTGGCGCTGCGCGAAGAACAGGACATCGTCTACCGCGAAGCGTCCCCGCCGAAAATGAGCAGTGGCGAGCTGCTGCCCGAAGGCGACTGGCGCGAGCCGGTGGAGCCCACGCCGACCCTGCTGTTTCGCTACAGCGCGGTGACCTTCAACGGCCATCGCATCCACTACGACTATCCCTACGTCACCGCCACCGAGGGCTACCCGGGGCTGGTGGTGCACGGCCCGCTGATCGCCACCCTGAGCCTGGGGGCCTTCTGCCGGGCCCACCCCGAGGCGCGCCTGCGCCATTTCGCCTACCGCGGCCTGCGGCCCTTGATTGCCCCGCAGCCTTTCGAGGTCGGCGGGCGCATCAGCGCCCCTGGCCACGCCGAACTGTGGGCCGGCGACGGCTCCGGGCTGGCCCAGCGCGGCGAAGTGCAGTTCGACTGAATTCCAACAATAAGCAAAGGCGGAGTGCCGATTGATGACCCCCCATGACACTGAAGAACTCAATGCCATCCGTGAAGGCGTGCGTGCCCTGTGCGCCGAATTCGACGCCGCCTACTGGCGCGGCATCGATGAGCGCAAGGGCTTCCCGGAAGCCTTCGTCAAGGCCCTGACCGAGGCCGGCTGGCTGGCGGCGATGATCCCTGCCGAGTACGGCGGCTCCGGCCTGGGGCTGGCCGAAGCCTCGGTGATCCTCGAAGAGGTGAACCGCTGCGGCGGCAACTCCGGCACCGTGCACGGGCAGATGTACAACATGTTCACCCTGCTGCGCCACGGCAGCCAGGCGCAGAAGCACTACTACCTGCCCAAGCTCGCCAGCGGCGAACTGCGCCTGCAATCGATGGGCGTCACCGAGCCCACCACCGGCACCGACACCACCAAGATCAAGACCACTGCCATCCGCCGCGGCGACAAGTACGTGATCAACGGGCAGAAGGTGTGGATCTCGCGCATTCAGCATTCCGACCTGATGATCCTGCTGGCCCGCACCACGCCGCTGGCCGAGGTGCGCAAGAAGTCCGAAGGCATGTCGATCTTCCTGGTGGACCTGCGCCAGGCCATCGGCAACGGCCTGACCGTGCAGCCCATTGCCAACATGGTCAACCACGAGACCAACGAGCTGTTCTTCGACAACCTGGAGCTGCCCGCCGACAGCCTGATCGGCGAGGAGGGCAAGGGCTTCAAGTACATCCTCGACGGCCTCAACGCCGAGCGCACGCTGATCGCCGCCGAATGCATCGGCGATGGCCGCTGGTTCATCGACAAGGCCAGCGCCTATGCCCGCGACCGGGTGGTGTTCGGCCGGCCCATCGGCCAGAACCAGGGCGTGCAGTTCCCGATTGCCGAGGCCCATATCGAGATCGAGGCCGCCGACCTGATGCGCTGGCGCGCCTGCGAGGAATACGACAGCGGGGGCAACGCCGGGGCCAGCGCCAACATGGCCAAGTACCTGGCGGCCAAGGCTTCCTGGGAAGCGGCCAACGCCTGCCTGCAGACCCACGGCGGCTTCGGCTTTGCCTGCGAGTACGACGTCGAGCGCAAATTCCGCGAGACCCGGCTGTACCAGGTGGCGCCGATCTCCACCAACCTGATCCTGTCCTACGTCGCCGAGCATTTGCTGGAGCTGCCCCGCAGCTTCTAAGGAGCCCCCATGAGCCATACCCACGATCTGGCCGGGTTCCTCGCCGGCCTGCGCTACGCCGACCTGCCGGAAAGCGTCCTGCTGCGCACCCAAGAGCTGTTCCTCGACTGGCTGGGCTCGGCCCTGGCGGCCCAGGGCGCGCACCCGATCCCCTTGTTCGAGGCCTATGCCCGGCACATGGGCCCGGCCAGTGGCCCGGCGCGCATCCTGGTCAATGGGGCCGGCAGCTCGGCGTATTTCGCCGCCCTGGTCAACGCCGCCTCCTCGCACCTGGTGGAGCAGGACGACCTGCACAACAGCTCCGTGCTGCACCCGGCCACCGTGGTGTTCCCGGCGGCGCTGGCGGCGGCCCAGGACCTGGGCAAGTCCGGCCGCGAGCTGCTGCTGGCGGCGGTGGCCGGTTATGAGGCAGGGATCCGCATCGGCGAATTCATGGGCCGTTCCCACTACCGGATCTTCCACACCACGGCCACCGTCGGCACCCTGGCCGCTGCGGTGGCGGTGGGCAAGCTGATGGAATTCGACAGCGAGCAGTTCATCAACCTGCTGGGCAGCGCCGGGACCCAGGCCGCCGGGCTCTGGGAGTTTCTGCGCGACGCCGCCGACTCCAAGCAATTGCACACCGCCAAGGCCGCCGCCGATGGCCTGCTGGCCGCCTACCTGACCCGGGACGGCCTGAGCGGCGCGCGCAATATCCTCGAGGGCGAGCAGGGCATGGCGGCCGGCATGTCCCGGGATGCCGAACCGGCACTGCTCAGTGCCCGCCTGGGCAGCCGCTGGGCGCTGCTGGAAACCTCGTTCAAGTTCCACGCCTCGTGCCGCCACACCCATCCCGCCGCCGATGCCTTGCTTGAGGTGATGCAGCGCGAAGGCCTGGAACACGGGCAGATTGCCCGGGTGCTGACCCGGGTGCACCAGGGCGCCATCGATGTGCTGGGCCGGGTCCAGGTGCCGCAGACCGTGCACCAGGCCAAGTTCTCCATGGGCACCGTGCTCGGCCTGATCGCCGTGCACGGCAAGGCCGGGTTGCCGGAGTTCCAGCGCCATGGGCTGAACGACCCCCGGGTCGCGGCGTTTCGCGACAAGGTCGGCATGCAGCTGGACCCTGAAGTCGATGCGGCCTATCCAGCGCGCTGGCTGGGCCGGGTCGAGGTGCAGTGCGTGGACGGCCGCACCCTGCACGGCGCCATCGATGAGCCCAAGGGTGACCCGGGCAATGGCCTGTCCCGGGCCGAGCTGGAAGACAAGTTCCAGCGCCTGCTGCAGTTCTCCGGTGCCCGCACCCCGGAGCAGGGCAATGCCTTGATCCGCCGGGTCTGGGCCCTGCGGGACGCTGCCGACCTCAACTCACTGCTCTGAATGCCCGACATCGAACAGGGCGAGGACCGAACATGACTGACAACACAGCACAGCCACGGCCCCTGGACGGCATCACCGTGGTCAGCCTGGAACACGCCATTGCCGCGCCGTTCTGCACCCGCCAGCTGGCGGACCTGGGCGCCCGGGTGATCAAGGTCGAGCGCCCCGGCAGCGGCGATTTCGCCCGGGGCTACGACCAGCGGGTCAAGGGCCTGGCCTCGCACTTCGTGTGGACCAACCGCTCCAAGGAAAGCCTGAGCCTGGACCTCAAGCAGCCCGAAGCCGAGGGCCTGCTGGACAGCCTGCTGGCCGGGGCCGACGTGCTGGTGCAGAACCTGGCACCGGGGGCGGCGGCGCGCATGGGGCTGTCGTTCGAGGCGCTGCATGAGCGCTTTCCACGGCTGATCGTCTGCGATATTTCCGGCTACGGCGAAGGCGGCCCCTATGAGCGGAAAAAGGCCTACGACCTGCTGATCCAGAGCGAAGGCGGCTTTGTATCGGTGACCGGCGGCCCCGAACCGGAGCAGATGGCCAAGGCCGGTTGCTCGATCGCCGACATTGCCGCCGGCATGTACGCCTACAGCGGCATTCTTTCGGCCTTGCTGCTGCGTGGGCGCACCGGCCTGGGCAGCCGCATCGACATCAGCATGCTGGAAAGCCTGGTGGAGTGGATGGGCTACCCCCTGTACTACGCCTTCGAAGGCGCCGAACCGCCACCCCGGGCCGGTGCGGCCCATTCCACCATCTACCCCTACGGGCCGTTTCCCGCGGGTGACGGCGGCACGGTGATGCTCGGCCTGCAGAACGAACGGGAATGGGCGGCCTTCTGCGACAAGGTGCTGGAGCTGCCCGAACTGGCCACGGACGAGCGCTTTGGCGCCAACTTCAAGCGTTCGGCCAACCGCGAGGCGCTGCGCCAGATCATCGTCGAGCGCTTTGCCCGGCTCAGCGTCGCCCAGGTGATCGAACGGCTGGAGCAGGCGCAGATCGCCAACGCCCGGGTCAACGACATGCAGGGCGTGTGGCAGCACCCGCAATTGGCGGCCCGGGACGCCTGGCGCCAGGTGGACAGCCCGGCGGGCCGCCTGCCGGCGCTGTTGCCACCGGCGCGCAACAGCGCCTATGCGCCGCGCATGGACGCAGTCCCGGCGCTGGGCCAGCACAGCGCAGCGATACTCGCCGAGCTGGGCCTGAGCCCGCAAGGCATCGAGCAACTGCAGGCCCGCGGTGTCATCTGAACCCCAACCTCCCCGTAGGAGCCGGCTTGCCAGCGAAGAGGCCGCGAGATCGCCTTCGCCGGCAAGCCGGCTCCTACGGAGGGCAGGACACACCAGGCTCTTATCGTAGGAGCTGGCTTGCCAGCGAAGGGGCCCCTGAGATCGCCTTCGCCGGCAAGCCGGCTCCTGCAGAGGGCAGGACACACCAGGCTCTTATCGTAGGAGCTGGCTTGCCAGCGAAGGGGCCGCGAGATCGCCTTCGCCGGCAAGCCGGCTCCTACGGAGGGCAGGGCGACACCAGGCTCTTGCCGTAGGGGCCGGGCAGCAAGCCTGGCCGCCATTGGTCTTCCAATAACAAGGATCCGAACATGTCCAACCCCATTGTCCGCTCCGCGCTGTTCGTCCCCGGCAGCCGCCCCGAGCGTTTCGCCAAGGCCCTGGCCTGTGGCGCCGATGCGGTGATCGTCGATTTCGAGGACGCCGTCGAGGAACCCCTCAAGGTGCAGGCGCGAGAGCACCTGGGGCGCTTCCTGCTGGCGCAGCCCCAGGTGCGGGCCTGGGTACGAATCAACGCACCCGAGCACCCCCAGCACCTGGCCGACCTGGCGTTCTGCCAGGCCCATGCCGGTGTGGTGGGCATTCTCCTGCCGAAAGTCGAGAGCGCAGCCCAAGTGGCGCAGGTGGCCGCCAGCGGCCGCCTGGTCTGGCCGATCATCGAAAGTGCCCGGGGCTTGCTGGCCCTGGGCGAGATCGCCAGCGCCCCCGGGGTCCAGCGCCTGTCGTTCGGCGGCCTGGACCTGGCCCTGGACCTCAACCTCAGCAGCGGCTCGGCGGCGGCCCAGTTCGCCCTGGACCAGGCGCGGCTGGCGCTGATCCTGCACTCCCGGGCGGCGGGGCTGCAGGCGCCGCTGGACGGGGTGTTTCCCGGCATCGCCGACAGCCAGGGCCTGGTCGCCTCGGTCCGCCACGCCTACGCCATGGGCTTTGCCGGTGCGCTGTGCATCCACCCGGCCCAGGTGCCGGTGATCCACCAGGCCCTGGCGCCCAGCGCCGAGGAGTTGGCCTGGGCCCAACGGGTGGTGGAAGGCGGGCGCGAGGGTGCCGGGGCCTACCAGGTGGATGGGCAGATGGTCGATGCCCCGGTGCTGCTGCGGGCCCAGCGCTTGCTGGCGATGGCCTGACCCTGCGCCCGGGCCGCGGCGCAGGTAGAATGGCGCGGTCTTTTTATCGAGGTGGCACCATGCACGGCTCAGCCCCATACACCTGCGGTAGCGTCCGATGAGCAGCCTGGAGCGGGCCATCGCGCTGGCCGCCCAGGCCCATGCCGGGCAAGTCGACAAGGGCGGTGCGCCCTACATCCTGCATCCCTTGCGCGTGATGCTGCGCCTGACACACCCCGAGGCGCGGATTGTCGCGGTGCTGCACGATGTCCTGGAAGACTGCCCCATCACCCCGGAGCAGTTGCGGGGCGAGGGCTTCAGCGAAGAGGTGCTGGCGGCGCTGCTGGCGCTGACCAAGGTTGCAGGCGAGGACTACCCGGCGTTCATTCGCCGCGCAGGCGCGAACCCCCTGGCGCGGCAAGTGAAGCTGGCGGATCTGGCGGAAAACAGCGACCTGTCGCGCATCCCCGAACCGGGTGCCGAAGACCTGCGGCGCCTGAAGAAGTACCGCCAGGCCACGGACTACCTGAACTCACTGGCGCGCGACTGAGCTCGTGATACCCGCGCCCAGCAGCGGCTCAGGCCTG
The DNA window shown above is from Pseudomonas protegens CHA0 and carries:
- a CDS encoding MaoC family dehydratase N-terminal domain-containing protein, whose product is MSATDPSAWIGRSQRIDDHLSHNLLARIAATFGQPAPAPGEALPPLWHWCFFQQPQPASALGGDGHPARGGFLPPAANRNRMWAGGRLAFHRPLRAGAEASCTSTILQVEEKAGRTGKLLFVTLCHEYFQDGQLALREEQDIVYREASPPKMSSGELLPEGDWREPVEPTPTLLFRYSAVTFNGHRIHYDYPYVTATEGYPGLVVHGPLIATLSLGAFCRAHPEARLRHFAYRGLRPLIAPQPFEVGGRISAPGHAELWAGDGSGLAQRGEVQFD
- a CDS encoding acyl-CoA dehydrogenase family protein, whose product is MTPHDTEELNAIREGVRALCAEFDAAYWRGIDERKGFPEAFVKALTEAGWLAAMIPAEYGGSGLGLAEASVILEEVNRCGGNSGTVHGQMYNMFTLLRHGSQAQKHYYLPKLASGELRLQSMGVTEPTTGTDTTKIKTTAIRRGDKYVINGQKVWISRIQHSDLMILLARTTPLAEVRKKSEGMSIFLVDLRQAIGNGLTVQPIANMVNHETNELFFDNLELPADSLIGEEGKGFKYILDGLNAERTLIAAECIGDGRWFIDKASAYARDRVVFGRPIGQNQGVQFPIAEAHIEIEAADLMRWRACEEYDSGGNAGASANMAKYLAAKASWEAANACLQTHGGFGFACEYDVERKFRETRLYQVAPISTNLILSYVAEHLLELPRSF
- a CDS encoding MmgE/PrpD family protein codes for the protein MSHTHDLAGFLAGLRYADLPESVLLRTQELFLDWLGSALAAQGAHPIPLFEAYARHMGPASGPARILVNGAGSSAYFAALVNAASSHLVEQDDLHNSSVLHPATVVFPAALAAAQDLGKSGRELLLAAVAGYEAGIRIGEFMGRSHYRIFHTTATVGTLAAAVAVGKLMEFDSEQFINLLGSAGTQAAGLWEFLRDAADSKQLHTAKAAADGLLAAYLTRDGLSGARNILEGEQGMAAGMSRDAEPALLSARLGSRWALLETSFKFHASCRHTHPAADALLEVMQREGLEHGQIARVLTRVHQGAIDVLGRVQVPQTVHQAKFSMGTVLGLIAVHGKAGLPEFQRHGLNDPRVAAFRDKVGMQLDPEVDAAYPARWLGRVEVQCVDGRTLHGAIDEPKGDPGNGLSRAELEDKFQRLLQFSGARTPEQGNALIRRVWALRDAADLNSLL
- a CDS encoding CaiB/BaiF CoA transferase family protein is translated as MTDNTAQPRPLDGITVVSLEHAIAAPFCTRQLADLGARVIKVERPGSGDFARGYDQRVKGLASHFVWTNRSKESLSLDLKQPEAEGLLDSLLAGADVLVQNLAPGAAARMGLSFEALHERFPRLIVCDISGYGEGGPYERKKAYDLLIQSEGGFVSVTGGPEPEQMAKAGCSIADIAAGMYAYSGILSALLLRGRTGLGSRIDISMLESLVEWMGYPLYYAFEGAEPPPRAGAAHSTIYPYGPFPAGDGGTVMLGLQNEREWAAFCDKVLELPELATDERFGANFKRSANREALRQIIVERFARLSVAQVIERLEQAQIANARVNDMQGVWQHPQLAARDAWRQVDSPAGRLPALLPPARNSAYAPRMDAVPALGQHSAAILAELGLSPQGIEQLQARGVI
- a CDS encoding HpcH/HpaI aldolase/citrate lyase family protein produces the protein MSNPIVRSALFVPGSRPERFAKALACGADAVIVDFEDAVEEPLKVQAREHLGRFLLAQPQVRAWVRINAPEHPQHLADLAFCQAHAGVVGILLPKVESAAQVAQVAASGRLVWPIIESARGLLALGEIASAPGVQRLSFGGLDLALDLNLSSGSAAAQFALDQARLALILHSRAAGLQAPLDGVFPGIADSQGLVASVRHAYAMGFAGALCIHPAQVPVIHQALAPSAEELAWAQRVVEGGREGAGAYQVDGQMVDAPVLLRAQRLLAMA
- a CDS encoding HD domain-containing protein produces the protein MSSLERAIALAAQAHAGQVDKGGAPYILHPLRVMLRLTHPEARIVAVLHDVLEDCPITPEQLRGEGFSEEVLAALLALTKVAGEDYPAFIRRAGANPLARQVKLADLAENSDLSRIPEPGAEDLRRLKKYRQATDYLNSLARD